One Desertibacillus haloalkaliphilus DNA window includes the following coding sequences:
- a CDS encoding citrate/2-methylcitrate synthase: protein YKPGLEDIVASETSISFLDVQQEEIVIRGYDLIELAQNKTYLETAYLLIYGRLPDAMEYHQFQQDISSQTSLHPTIQTILTKLPKTTHPMDAMRTCLSALAGYDEQLNDRSEAC from the coding sequence GTACAAACCGGGGCTTGAAGACATTGTGGCAAGCGAAACGTCAATTTCGTTCCTAGATGTCCAGCAAGAAGAAATTGTGATTCGCGGTTATGACCTCATCGAGCTGGCACAAAACAAGACGTATCTAGAAACAGCCTATCTGCTCATTTATGGAAGATTACCAGATGCAATGGAATATCACCAATTTCAGCAAGATATTTCCTCACAAACAAGCTTACATCCAACCATTCAAACCATTTTGACAAAACTGCCAAAAACCACTCACCCAATGGATGCCATGAGAACGTGTTTATCTGCTCTTGCAGGGTACGATGAACAACTGAATGATCGATCAGAAGCATGC